In a single window of the Nodularia spumigena CCY9414 genome:
- a CDS encoding iron uptake porin, translating into MREFWKYLLVSPVFGGAMLFLGTAVYAGEILTTSVINNSEIKAENSTKSQVMAQITSVSQLSDVQPTDWAFQALQSLVERYGCIAGYPNSTYRGNRALTRYEFAAGLNACLDRVNELIATATSDVITQQDLVALQRLQEEFSSELATLRGRVDSLEARTSELEANQFSTTTKLQGEVVAVISDVLGGDRVNNQDTRDNNTTLGARSRIEFVTSFTGKDTLFTRIQVNNILGPNIGTPEGNLFFVGADGTTNAEIDALFYEFPLGAKTQVIAIANAGAADDITSTVNLFDGDGSSGALSTFGTRNPIYSQIGGAGLGVTQQFGDSIALSLGYLSGTANDPSPKNGLFDGAYGALAQLTLRPSDRIALGLTYINSYKQPLLTGSNAATFQNVLQNDAAFSSDSYGVQASLGLGEKLVLGGWAGYTNSRALTGDRGEADIWNYAVTLGFPDLGKRGNLGGIIAGVEPRVTSSSIPGVDRDRDTSYHLEAFYQYQVSDNITITPGIIWLTSPDHNNDNDDVVIGALRTRFSF; encoded by the coding sequence ATGCGAGAATTCTGGAAATATCTACTGGTTAGTCCCGTATTTGGCGGCGCTATGCTATTTTTGGGTACGGCTGTATATGCAGGGGAAATACTCACTACATCAGTAATAAATAATTCAGAGATCAAAGCTGAGAACTCCACAAAAAGCCAGGTAATGGCGCAAATTACCTCAGTTTCTCAGTTATCAGATGTGCAACCTACTGATTGGGCTTTTCAAGCTTTGCAATCGTTGGTAGAACGTTACGGTTGCATTGCAGGTTATCCCAATAGCACTTATCGCGGTAATCGCGCCTTGACTCGATATGAATTCGCGGCTGGTTTGAATGCTTGTCTGGATCGGGTTAATGAACTAATTGCGACGGCTACTAGCGATGTGATAACACAACAAGATTTAGTCGCATTACAAAGGCTGCAAGAAGAATTTTCCTCAGAACTCGCAACATTACGGGGTCGGGTGGATTCACTAGAAGCCCGCACATCGGAATTGGAAGCGAATCAGTTTTCCACTACAACTAAACTGCAAGGGGAAGTGGTCGCAGTTATTAGTGATGTTTTGGGCGGTGACAGAGTTAATAATCAAGACACAAGAGATAATAATACTACTCTGGGCGCGCGATCGCGGATTGAATTTGTCACCAGTTTTACAGGGAAAGATACCCTATTTACGAGAATCCAAGTTAATAATATTTTAGGTCCTAACATTGGGACACCAGAGGGTAACTTATTTTTTGTTGGTGCGGATGGTACAACCAATGCGGAAATAGATGCGCTGTTTTATGAATTTCCCCTGGGTGCAAAAACACAGGTAATTGCGATCGCCAATGCCGGTGCAGCAGATGACATCACTAGTACAGTTAATCTATTTGATGGTGATGGTAGTAGTGGGGCTTTGTCTACCTTTGGTACGCGCAACCCAATTTATAGCCAGATAGGTGGAGCGGGTTTGGGAGTAACCCAGCAGTTCGGTGATAGTATAGCACTCAGCTTAGGGTATTTAAGTGGGACTGCCAATGACCCCTCTCCTAAGAATGGTTTGTTTGATGGTGCTTACGGTGCTTTGGCACAATTAACACTTAGACCAAGCGATCGCATTGCGCTAGGTTTAACTTATATCAATTCCTACAAACAGCCACTTCTTACTGGTAGCAATGCTGCAACTTTCCAAAATGTATTACAAAACGATGCCGCATTTTCTAGCGATTCCTACGGTGTTCAAGCATCTCTAGGTCTCGGTGAAAAATTGGTCTTAGGTGGTTGGGCAGGATACACCAACAGCCGAGCCTTGACAGGCGATCGCGGGGAAGCTGATATTTGGAATTATGCCGTTACTCTGGGCTTTCCTGACTTGGGTAAAAGAGGTAATCTAGGTGGGATTATCGCTGGTGTAGAACCGAGAGTCACAAGTTCCAGCATCCCAGGAGTGGACAGAGATAGAGATACGTCCTATCACCTTGAGGCTTTCTACCAATATCAGGTGTCTGATAACATTACTATTACCCCAGGTATCATCTGGTTGACATCCCCAGACCATAACAATGATAACGATGATGTTGTGATTGGTGCGCTCAGAACTAGATTTAGCTTCTAA